The nucleotide window TAATTGGTATAAAATgttatactgttcagtttcttgcacagaccgattatttcatgtgttaagacctcaatgtatcgtcacaagccgcagggtttaatttggttttgtctgtgtatgtttttttgactgtcaaagctgtgggtcccattgactgccattttatgactgacagactgcaactgtttgagtaaaaaatcttagtttgtgttctactgaagaaacaaagtcatctacatcttggatgccctgggggcaagcagataaacatcaaattttcatttttgggtgaactatccctttaagtagcaGAATATCAGACATTTGTTGAATTTAAAAGAGAACCTAATATGACCCTTTTTACAACATGCAATATAAGTTTTAgctgtccccagaatgtgtctgtgaagttttagctcaaaatacctcACACATCATttaatatatcattttaaaaatgttaattttgagTCGAAGCAGAAACAAGTTTTTGTGAAACAAGCTCCCACCTCAGAGACCCTGCTAAAAAACATatatttggttttgattatcatgtctatcgcgctgaaatcatgcattttacagCCATGTTAGTTTAAACATCTGATATaaggttttctgagcgcacaaaTCCAAAGCAcgcgcacagaaagcggctgtcacacggcatatctcatctctttcatgtcttattgcacttaaactgtcaaatacacacaagtttatgttaaaaacacaaatgagttacaaaaacaattggttatgtctgtgaaggtaacagctgggaaagaaatcacatgtttatattagtcTTGTCACCTCTGAAGCTAGGACTCTAAAttgtgttctgtgctcatctatttctgtttttattaagtatatgtttaatacatttaaatttggcCATCTTTCCATGCATTGTAGTgatcattacaaaaaaaaatttatttgttcTGAGggagtgtatttatttattcagagtACTGTAGTAGCTCTATTCTGTATATTATCTATTGTAATGTTGAAAATGAATGATCTCACTGTATGTTTACTCTCTTTTATGGGTTGCTTGTTTCCTGATCACTTTACTCTTCTAAACAAGCTGTCAAATACAATTTTACATTGTGGGAAATGtctttaaatgattttatccatCTACGGAAATCTGAAGAGGACAACCGACAACACAGCACCTGTGTGTGTGATAAATATAACAATTAAGGCTCTTTTCCACCCACTTGAATGTGCAGGGTTTATAATGGAGCTGTTTATTTCCACAGCTGCAGAACAGTGACCTGACACTTACTTACTGAGGCTCAGTCTATCTTAACACAATGACCCATCCTGTACATGTCATGACTTGGTAGTATGACCTCTGGAGATCTTCACAAAGAGGGCCTGTGAATCAACAAGGCAAGAATTTTTACAACATGAGGAAGCATCAGCTGTGAAATGTAAATCCTGTAAATACTATACCACTGAACTCCAGAAACGTCATTGTTAAAGGATACTATggtttgcatctttttttttcacaCGCAATGGTTTGCATACTCTTTTTAGCAGCTCATACACAAACTGACGGAAAGATATTATTTTGAGTAGCAGAATTAATCAATTCTCTTTTTAGTCCTTCATTCGCCCCAGAGGAATTTGAGGAATTTCAATTAACTCGTAATCCAAAACTCCAGGATTCATATGGTCCCACTGCAGTCGCCGGGAGGAAAGCAACACCAAGAGTTCTTTCCACCTCCCACAGTCCTGGAAACAAAAAAGATAACGAGTGTACATGTTGcataaaacatctgaaaattattacTTTTCCAGTCTTATCTACAGAATGAACTCTCTGAACACTCTTTACTCAGTGTACCAGATATAATCAATTATTTTGCTTTTATTAGGAGTCTGTAATAACACAAAACATCTTTGAATGATATCTGTTCACCTCACCAGATTTTGCCAGCCTTACCTCTCTTATTTGAAATGACTTGATGCCTATTTGAAACTGTTCAAATGTACGTTTTTAAAataaagtcttttatgctcagtAAAGCtgctttatttgatcaaaattatatatttgaaaatgcaatttattcctgtgatgaaaaaaataatatcaaCAGCTGAGCTGTTTAACATTTTTGTggattctttgctgaataaagagatcaaaggaacagcatttcttttcaaaatagtaatattttgtcacattataaatgtctttactgtttcCTTTGATCAATTaaagcgagacactgcaggtgaatagggtaaaaaattaactaatagttatcaccttacttatcatgttaattgattactttgataattgctaatattttttgtattacaagttttctaaaatgtaaggtttaaatatgcaaatgagaaataaaatatgcactaatttgcatacatttctattacaaaaatcgaaacactggatgaagtcagttttaaaattcttgtttaatttttttgacatgtaagagtcaaatgtttttacagaggggatatTTTCGGTatttcattttgtcactccataattcagaaaaaaaaacagaacagacagaaaacaatgttgttgttgttgttgttttttaccattttgggggaataaaattttgtataaaatcaagcaaatgatatatgaacaaatccctcagtaaaaaccttcagaatatagacaggaataaaaatgtaaagtttggtctgtgtaagtgttactgaagtgaagatttatggctcagtgtaggagaaaaaactcattttgagggaacggcctttaaaaatatgtattgtaattaaaatctattgacacaaatagataaagtgctataaaagaaacacttaaaagtgtcttttgggtgttttctttccactagcctgaaaaaaaaactttatgaaacaccaaaaagcccaaaatgtcaaacttgacaggtgcatgaaaaaacagtgtttttgcctggaGAGTCTCCCCTTCAATCAGTTCTTTATTAAATGAGTATTAATTtacttcaataaataaataaaattataaatcttactaaccccaaactgtTGAACAGTTGTACGTTACAGAAGTATCACACAACTAAGAGTGTGTTATTATGACCATTTATCAGTACAGACCTCTCTTGCGAGTGTAATATTGCTTTTACAGTAAATAAAAGACCATGCAagattaaatgaatataaaatagCACATGTATTATAAATAAAGGAACAAAAACCTCTTGCAAAAGTCAAAACTCACACCATGACTCACATCGTGGAACATTTTCATTATTACTATACATGTATGATTAATAGTCACCTACTGTGTTTGTAATATCAAAACGGAAACTGTATATAGCTTTGTCATTTTGTGATTCACCACTCATTTAGTCAGTGACAAATGATGCTAAGCAATCACTGCAGCATTTTCCAAGggcaataataaaacattaaaacaattatACTTACTTTTAAGATGTGCCAGAATACTGATCAATTTCAATTCAATGCTCACAAGAAAATGTTTGACTTCTTATACAATAGTATTTTGAATGAATAACAAGTAAGCGGAATACTAGGCCTATGTAGTCTATATAAACAAGGTTTGCAATTTTGAAAGAACTTTAACCCCattcttaaaaatgtcatttgaaGTGTAAAATCCCCATACAGCACAGAGGTTTCTCTTCTGTTTTACAAAAAACCGTTAGTCTATCTTTTACTGATGTGATGAACATGTTCAAACGTGCGTTTCATAAGAACTAAAGGAGCTGACAAGTTACAATATAGATCAAAGTCTCATTCGGAAAAAAGCTTAAAGATGTCAAAGAAACCAGTCTCCAGCTTTGTATTACTGCTAGATGTAGACTgaagattgctttaattatgagTTTTGCCCAGGAGGAATAGAATAACAGTAATGCGTTTAGTTGTTGCACAATATTTGAAGCAAGGTCTTCATGACATATTATGTGAAACACGTATTAAAAGATTAAGTACGAGCTGGTCCCCGCCATTAATAGTGTTTCCTCAGAACTTTATTACCTCATTTTCACTAGCTATTATTTCATTACACATTTGATATATCTCGCGTATAAAATAAACTTACAAAACTCCATTAACGTAATTTTTATACAAGCAATGGCCCTCGTTATAAAAGCCTAATGGAATTAAATGCAGACTTACTTATAGTCACCTCAGCACTTTTCACACCTATCTCTAACACTCCACATGAAACTGGAAACTACTTAAATCTAATGTATCATTTACATTGAAAACTGCTTCCACTGCACTTTAACAGACAACGACTAGTGACCAGGTACAAAGCAGTCATTACATACACTGCTGCTTGAAAGTCTGAggtcagttttttcttttttttcgtgaaagtaatacttttattgaaCAAGATAACTGATCAAACGTGTCAAGACATTTAaagagatttctatttcatatccaccttatttttcctgtaagagtgggcgcgtcaattgtacattttatgggtgtggcttccggtctcTTCAGCCTCTATTTTTACCTGTACAAAACAGTTTGATTTGCTCCTTGATATTGCAAATGAGTgtatcttaccatattattttaatgtattatattatttatgaacacactggtttgtagtggaaACGGTTTTACCTTTTACTGcgcttatgtcacgatttggacAGATATGCCCAGCCATATCAGCAATACTGGGATGTacacaacagcatggattgcatggttaatgtactactaaatatgttgttctgcaaatttattctgtctaaaccacacaaaaaaaaacacgtggaagctgctaaattatatagagaaggacttagtaagcaggaaagggtgcaacagttttaaaaaaactaaaattaattaagatattagcctaatatttcacctacctgactgaaataagaacaaacatgaatgttgtcaagattcttgaccTGAAAATCCTAGTTCAGTTTTACCAACCACTAAcacattttgttcctcagtttttttgcactcttataATTAATTAACTTCTGGCAGTCTGTAATACTCcgaatgtttttcccggtccaaccgattagtacagcccaaaacatgacaataattgaccattttcaggagcaataatcagcaaaatatgtgagtttcgctCAGATATACGGCATTGTTTACATCCAGTGCCATCAATATGGCAATAGTTCTTTTGAACGTTCAATTCATCAGTCTTGGAAAAATAAATCACAAGTTCTCCTAAAACATTAAGCACCACAACTATTTTTAACACTGATGATAAAACCataacaagaaatgtttcttgagcatcaaatcagcatattagatttatgacactgaagactgtaataatagctgctgaaaattcagctttgccaagctaaataaattgcattttaaaatattattattttaattataataattatatcacaatatgactgttttaactactttAAACTGTAGTGTATATTCACTTGAAAATCCATTCAGGGCAAAGCCACAACCTTGACGCCTTTGTCCTTAATATTATACACTACGTAGACATGAAAGTTATGACTGACCACGAGTCTTATGAGCCCAAGTCATCTAAGAGGCAGGAGACCATAACAAAATTCTCAAGATTCCAGAAGGTTTTCTTCAAGAGAACACATCCTTTGTTGTGTCAACTGTGGTTTTAGGGCAGGACTGTTCTTGACTACTTACAAGCGACCCAATTGATAAAAAAAAGGGTTGTTTTAACACTATTTGTTAACAAGAGAATGCAAACGCTTTCGTGGTGTATGGTGTGCAATGTTTATTgaaacagattacagattaacAGGGTCAATCCTTTTTAGAGCAGTTAAGAAGAATCGTGCTGGTAGAAAATGTCAAAATGATCCCATTCAGACATAGTTTGAGGGATTGAAGAGCTTAGATCTTGGCCACAGAGCACTGCATGTGTACGGCAGTCTGGAGAGACACAAACAAGCGATAGAGAAAAAAGACAACACATAGGAATAACCATAGCGCTTTTTCGTTGAATCTCGCCTCAATAGCCTCAGTCGCTCAAATTCATGAGATGGACTTCTTCTGAGAAAGGTTGATTTTATCACCCAGACTCAAAGCCATaccctataaaaaaaaaaacagaggaatTATTAGTCACGCAGTAACATATTACATAAACAAATTCATAGACTGACCATTGAAGGGAGCCCCAAGTATTAAGACGTGTATggtttaatataacataaatgatgtctcttactgatatatgaagtaaaaaacccatgaaagacttgcgttatttaaaaatgtctttgaaataatggtgcccccccataatccaaaatatgtataaaacaatgtgtactacatatttcagcatgagacatcatttatgttatattaagccatacaagtcttatggcttaatataacgtaaaggGTTCCCTTCAAAAAATACAAATGACTACACAAAGGTAGTTTTGTGGTTTAATCTTCTGTTGCTTGTAGAACAATAATAGGACTGATAACAATGGAAAGATACAAATGTAAAGTTATGCATCACTGCAAGCCAACCACGTCTGTAAACTCATACATGCCAATCCAAATTTACCTGGCTTTTGGCTCGGATGCGAATATGGCCATTGACTGGGGCATCAGGTCCCATGTGGATTGGCTTTTCAATGCTGACGTTTGCAAGGGCATCCTCCCCAAATATAGAGCGGGCATATAGATTTGCTGCCATAAAGCCACAGATTCCAGACAGGGCCTAAATTACAAAAGCAAAACATGAGATATGAATGTAATAACATTATAAAGTCATAGAGGTGTTTACTGTTCTCATCAAGTAAGTATTGTACCTTCTCTGGGGTCAAGCACTTCATGTTGGTAGATTTAAGAATGTGTAGGAGATAATCGTTCAGATCTGTGATGTTGGTGTTGACGGTAACCTGTGTGGAAACAAAACACAGAACAAACTCCAGACATTCCCTCTTACAGAATGGAGATTAACGTAGCCAGTCCCTTAGCCTTACCTTATTTTCCCATTCAAATTCAGCCCACATCTGTCTGAACTCAGCGTCTGTGCAGGCTGCCGGCTGAATGTAGTCCATGATATCAATGTGAATGTCGCTGAGGACTACGCAGTTCCTGTCACTGGCTGCTCCTGATACATCATATACTGCAAAATGggattttgtttattaaagtgaTTCCAGGTCCCTCCTCAACAACATAAACAGTACAGGTATAAATAAAGACAGATACATATATTCCACAAACCTATGTTTCCAAATATGATGCCGTTCTCTGTGGAGGCCACTTTCACGTTTGCTTTGATGTTGGCAAAGTCGTGAGGAGCCAATGTAAGAGGAGACGGTTTCTCAACCAATTTAAGATCACCTGGAGATGGAAGAACATGTTTAGTAAAACATgcactaaaacatacaaaaaagttATTTCTTAAGTATCAAAGGAACAACTTGTACCAAGTGTTGCCAGTTCCAGGGTACAGTTCTGTAGGGTGTCGCTAGTCTGATTAACAACCAGAACATCCAGGACGATATCATACTGATTGACATGGACGTAAGCCTCTGCGTACACTGGATCTGAGAAACCAGTCAACTGGGTGACCTGGAAGAAAACATGAGATGGATCAGTCTAGGACAATgtatgtcaattaaaaaaaaatatatattttttttttcatttgaaattttaatcagttaaaaaaaaaaaaaacttctcatGGTCTAGGAAAACCTGGATATATGAGGCAGACTAAGCTTAAAATGGTTATTTCTAGACCTGGAAAAGTCATATAAATTTATTAgttaaatatacagtcaaaccaaaaattattcagacaccagatataatttttgatatatttttactgggtgcaggacactatagttcatttatgtaagtgaggataaaaAAATAAGGTATAcataaaaattcttcatacagtggactactagtAAAATTGATCAATTTAGGACCAAAACTTGCCacttacatacctttctatcaaagttatctgacattatctaTATGATACTATATGATTTTTTTCTGACACAGTAACTCTtaaattcttgtcatattttattaccattttctaaactatagcaaataaactgtaataatgtgagaaattttgaagatggctgaataaattttggtttgactgtagtgaTTCCTTTGTGATTATgaagattaatttgttctgacagtttatctgagttcttgtcatattttattaccattttctaaagtatagcaaataaactgataatgtgagaaatgttgaaggtgtctaaataaattttggtgtgactaagtaaataaataagatgCTTGAACATTCAGCTCTTAAAACTTctgaaatttaattattttaatttgaactataatcaacattttatttattttttatctatagATATTCCAaggttataaataaaaaaataatttaaataaataaaataaaataaaattttattatagCTATGTGGTGAAGGGGCCTTTAAATATTGTTGGGGTCAAaaagattgagaaccactggacaTGGTAATCTAACTGCTAAACAAATCCTCAAAAATTAGAAAGTCAAGTAGCCAATATTTCCAATGCTCCActgaacaaataaaaaacattagcGGAGCTATGGAAATTATATACTGTAAGATGCTAGAAATGGGCAGAAAATTCAGACTCCTGCCTAATGTGACACTTCTGTGTTACAATTTCCATTAGTTGTACCAACATGCCCTCTGGTGGTCAAAGATGACAAACTACAAACAACCTTTCCAACTACAATATGTTTAAGCCTTGCAACTAGTCATAATCATCATCATAAAAATATGGCATATACAGGTTCAAACAGATCCATATAAAATCTTGCAAAGACCTTATTAAGTTTGGAGGCCAGAGGATCTGCGGCTTCTTTCCTCTGAGTATTGCCCATAGCGGCCAGCAGACTGAGCTGGAATTGATCCTCTTTGGATGTCATTTCGTTCTTAGCGGTCAGCTGCATGAAGGAGATCGGATCATCCGCCTGAACCGTTACGTTGCGCTTCTCAGACTctttctgtaataaaaaaaaatgaataacacCACGATTAAATATAATGGTCACACATGAATGAGCAGTGACCATCTTTTAACCTAGAAGACATGATCTGACAATATGTTTGTCTATATCTTTACAAGCATATAACCATATTAAAAGGTTTTGAATTCAACCAGGAAGCAATGAGGGGAAACGTGCTTACCTTTTGAGACAGCTTCTCCTCCTCCAGTCTGACTGCGAGCATATGGGACAGGGATCTGCGGCATTCCTTATTAAAGATGTCGTTCATGAGGGGCGAGCACTCGGACAGGACCTTGAGGCACAGTGAGATCCGGTCCACGTCATCATCGGTGATGGGCTTCTTGGGAAGAGACGACTTGCCCAGATGGAGCACAGTGGCCATGATCAGCATGGCCTCTGCCACAAATGACTAAAAACAGAAATTGCACCACAATTAGACACATGAATAATTACAGTTAGACACTGTTCATGCAATGAACTGTTTTCAAATGAACTtacattttgcctttttttgtccTCTGCAAGGGCAACATAGCGCAAGGCCACTTTGGTGAGGGTGGTGGCCAATGAGGCAGCAACGTAAAAGTCTCCATCCATTAAGAAACCCCTCAGAGGAGGCCTACAGAAAAAAGGGAGATTTTAGAGATGTAATACAGAGAATGAAATCCATTATGTGTCAGTAAGGGGAGATAATCACCTATCCTCTTCTTTTTTGGATGGTCTGGAGGTGCTCAGGGCACTCTGAGTGACGTAAGTGCCCATTTCTGTCACCAGCTTAGGAGCTGGAGCTGCAGTCACCTCCTCCTCAGGTTTCACCTCTCCAGACTCCTTCTTCAACTCGTTTTCTACAATTGggatctgaataataataataaaaatatatataattaataatttagaaCACCCCAGTTGTTTTACATGTACAAATGGTATATTCAAAGTTCCGACATTTAACTTGTCTattaaagcctttttttttttaaataatttcacacTCACAATAATAGTTCCTAGCCAAAGAAAGTATTTCTCATTTTTAAACTGATTCCAGAACTGTCCACAATCTTGAAAAATTCATTTTCAAGAATGTTTTGTGAAATCCCCAAAATATTTTTCATTACAACACTATTTAACCATAAAGCCTTTGAGTCAATTTCATACAACTTATTATGTTTACTTAttagtagggatgtaacaatatcaaaatccaatgatacaatatttataaaacagaaaaaagacaaatgaagacttgaaaaaaaataattttgtacattttaaaagttaaattattctatctaatgcactttgatagTTCAAAAATAAGAGCTCCACCCACGTTCTTAACTAAGAATACTAAGTACTTTTTATTTGTGGtttactgtctcagtctaaattacattcacactggtgttttaggaagccaaacaaattttATATTGGTgatattcctatgacagtaatagctaTACATTGGAAAACacttgcactgtaaaataaatgaacttGCACTGTGAAATaaacttgaaagagatattttgaatttggactgcagtaacgttacccatttaaaccgctagctgtcagcaattcatactgcacttttaagcttttattttgatggaaagggtaaaatatattttattttgatggcaAACTCCAGCTTTAGTCTAACAGGTTTTAATCATCTGCCATGAAAATAAAAGCATAACTGGTAGCTCCTAAATGTTGCGTTCCCAAACGtgtgttaaactcacagcacattgTGAACTGAGCCATTCACaaaaaacaccggatcacaagctgatcgcctgaacgaagttAACGCTTCACTTTGAAGCAGACTTGATGaaaggattaagccatattgtgctttcggttttagttaatttgacagatactgtgccatagcataatggcccaaaatataactttaaaggccttttatgttagaataaaaagtttaaatatattttaaaaacacttttggcCCGGAAGCCATGTGACCATGATGATATCAAAACAGTTTTGCTACCATTACATCCCTAATTATTACATTagtcagggctcgaaattgcgaccgttttggtcgcatatgctcccaaaatttaatctgcgcaacctcaaattatatttgggagcatttgtgcgagtgcgagaaattgttgtggtgcaacttactttcatttctttacaaaacgttcgctagcctaactattgcacagactgttgtgagctgatgcagtgacatgTTCTCCGTTCtctcttttgattgtggacaattaaaaggtctccacgatctgctttttaAGAAAtctatatttcgtgctacagcgtacattctgtcagacagtgttgttttcgtcaacgatgacgatgacgaaatcatttcgttgacgccactttttttcatgacgataacgagacgatgatgaggtaaaaatggctcgttgatgactaaaacatgacgagacgtgtgtgagttttcgttgacgagacgagaatagacgaaaatgttagtgggtggtccgtcagacgtttaaaatgcatgacatttctgcttattgtgcatgccaattacaacctaaaaagtatctgccactatggcaagccgtattagcattaaatactctttgccaaactagcatggcaagccgttttagcattctatccatgtttggttacgcccaccacctggcgtgcagcgcacaacgtgctcaacagGTCACATTGTtggcactcagacagacagacgattaaccatgatggcggcagtttgcacacagggtggtcgcaaacggcgagaggacctatgggtgtatttcaaatgtgaccctggaccacaaaaccagtcttaagtcgctggggtatatttgtagcaatagccaaaaatacattgtatgggtcaaaattattgatttttcttttatgccaaaaattattaggaaattaagtaaacatcatgttccatgaagatgttttgtaaaattcctactataaatatatcaaaatgtaatttttgattagtattatgcattgttaagaacttaatttggagaactttaaaggtgattttctcagtatttcgatttttttgcaccctcggattccagattttcaaatagatgtatctcggccaaatattgtcctatcctaacaaaccataaatcaataaaaaccttatttattgagctttcatataatgtatacatctcagttttgtaaaatatttaaccttatgactggttttgtggtccagggtcacaaatatgtcttttatgtctaaaaccattccttcattattgtaattattggtgaaaatagtcgatccggaagctcacattgtgttgaactatagatctgctattttcacaacttataagtgacactacccaacagaaaaatacttactgacctacaataatttgttaaaagactacttttccccccttttttgactaaaactagactaaaacctttttgacttttcgtcgactaaaattggactaaaactatcacatatagaagtgactaaaattggactaaaactaataagcattttagtccaaaagactaagactaaaactaaatctaagatggttgtcaaaaacaacactgctgtcagatacaattctgccgcctccgtctcaatatactgtacaatgcggcatacattcacatcagatgataactcagcggcagagttccactcacgcaggggcgtattTTCCACTCGtgacacacttttcaaaatcccgtttgtgtcctcccactttcaaatggttttgttaaagtaatctcttgtaatgtacaatgcacgctcagcgctgctgagagttttgcacggtcgttaaaacgaaaccaaaagtcaAACGCGCacgtgcattcaaaagcaattttaatacctcacgtttagagagtgactccccaatgcgcgcaaattaggctacataaaatatctaggctattattattatgtgggCTTTAATAAGTTGTAtagtgtctatagctctgtatctgAAAAAAATCGgtcatttgcactttgaatattgaaagagtagcctactttgatcatgcctgcatATATTGTCTACACGAACAAAgaagtgttgtttattttttgttgtttatactgtagattgtttaaacatgcagtggttgcctctaatttaaatggctgtacctataatagagaaaacaaacatcttgttcatgtactcatattttcattcattcttgtcccttgcttaaggcgtaaaataaatatataaaaaaggcttccAGATTCAGtacatttgcttgtaaaacatctgcaatcagaatcgaccatgaagaatcaagatcggcgcattactaaaaaaaaattttttggtgctcctaactttttgaagttgggagcaccagtgctaccaagtaaaaaagttaatttcgagccctgttagTGTTAATTGTTCCAGACAAGTGTTAATGACAAGCCCTGGAAGTAACAAAGCTATATGAACTGATGCGGTACAGACCTCTCCCAAAGATCTGCGGACTTCTGTCATGACACTCTGGATGTCCTCTTTAGTGCTACAGTATTCACCTAAAATCCACAAAGCTCCTCTGTAAATCCTGCAACAGAAAGTTCTTGTTTAAAATCACTGCAGTGCATCATGATTCCTTTTATAACCCCTGAGACAAAGTACTATTAAGAAATCCAGAATAATAGACCAATTAATGTTTCATATACAGATGATTTATGTAATTG belongs to Garra rufa chromosome 3, GarRuf1.0, whole genome shotgun sequence and includes:
- the copb1 gene encoding coatomer subunit beta; this encodes MTAAENVCYTLINVTNDSEPPSEVSLKTDLEKGEIKAKTEALKKVIIMILNGEKLPGLLMTIIRFVLPLQDHTIKKLLLVFWEIVPKTTPDGKLLQEMILVCDAYRKDLQHPNEFIRGSTLRFLCKLKESELLEPLMPAIRACLEHRHSYVRRNAVLAIYTIYRNFEHLIPDAPELIHDFLVNEKDASCKRNAFMMLIHADQDRALDYLSTCIDQVHTFGDILQLVIVELIYKVCHANPSERARFIRCIYNLLQSSSPAVKYEAAGTLVTLSSAPTAIKAAAQCYIDLIIKESDNNVKLIVLDRLIELKEHPTHERVLQDLVMDILRVLTTPDLEVRKKTLQLALDLVSSRNVEELVIVLKKEVIKTNNVTEHEDTDKYRQLLVRTLHSCSVRFPDMAANVIPVLMEFLSDTNEAAAADVLEFVREAIQRFDNLRPLIIEKMLEVFHAIKTVKIYRGALWILGEYCSTKEDIQSVMTEVRRSLGEIPIVENELKKESGEVKPEEEVTAAPAPKLVTEMGTYVTQSALSTSRPSKKEEDRPPLRGFLMDGDFYVAASLATTLTKVALRYVALAEDKKRQNSFVAEAMLIMATVLHLGKSSLPKKPITDDDVDRISLCLKVLSECSPLMNDIFNKECRRSLSHMLAVRLEEEKLSQKKESEKRNVTVQADDPISFMQLTAKNEMTSKEDQFQLSLLAAMGNTQRKEAADPLASKLNKVTQLTGFSDPVYAEAYVHVNQYDIVLDVLVVNQTSDTLQNCTLELATLGDLKLVEKPSPLTLAPHDFANIKANVKVASTENGIIFGNIVYDVSGAASDRNCVVLSDIHIDIMDYIQPAACTDAEFRQMWAEFEWENKVTVNTNITDLNDYLLHILKSTNMKCLTPEKALSGICGFMAANLYARSIFGEDALANVSIEKPIHMGPDAPVNGHIRIRAKSQGMALSLGDKINLSQKKSIS